DNA sequence from the Parasphingorhabdus cellanae genome:
CCGCGCAATTCCGAAGTTATCCATGCAGGACAACAATTGGATAGCGTGCTTATTGTCAAGGAAGGCTGGGCTATCCGCTACAAGACGCTCGAAGATGGTCGCCGACAGGTGCTCAACGTCCTCTTGCCCGGTGACATGTTTGACCTTCAAGTATTGGTTGCTGCTGAAGCGGATCACTCGGTTCTCGCGGTTACAGATCTCGAAGTTCTCTCTATAAAACCGGCTACATTTCGAAACATATTGACAGAATCAGGTAAACTGACGCTCGCCTTTTGGTGGATGCAAGTTCAAGAAGAAGCTTTTTTAAGAGAGCAAATCATCAGAAATGGCCAGCAAACAGCGCGGGAACGGATTGGACATTTTTTACTCGAGCTTCATCGCCGCGTACAGATCGTTAAAAAAGGGACCCGTGACGGGTTTCGCTTACCGCTTACTCAGACCGTGATCGCTGATGCTTTGGGCTTGACCCCTATCCATACCAATCGGGTTTTGCGGCAATTGGAACGAGACGGGCTCATCGAAAGAGAAAAAGGTTGGGTCGTTTTTCAAAACGCCGAACGCCTGGCAGAAATCAGCGATTTTGATCCTAGCTACTTCCATCTCGATGCTTTTCGCATGCGATTGGGCCGAACTGAGTAAATTTTTTCAGGCTCCATGGAACCCTTCACCTGGTGCTGCGTTTTGTCACTATCCAACAAAGGGAGTTATTATGAAAAAGTTTTCAATCGCCGCCGTTTTGACCGCAGGACTTGCACTTACTGCCTGCGAAGCAACTGTCACCGAAGAAGGCGAAATGCCATCAATGGATGTTGATGTCTCAGGAGATGCAGGTAACTTGCCAGAAATTGACGTTGAAACAGCCGATGTTGAAATTGGTACCGAAGAAAAGACTATTGAAGTGCCTGACGTCGACGTGACAATGCCGGACGAGAAATAGGCTCTGCCGTTATTTTGAAAAGGGGCGGAGCTAATACTCCGCCCCTTTTTTACTCTCATTCAAAAAAAGCTGCTTTAGAGCGGCTTTCCTTTTAGTTCTCAGCTGCTTTTTCACCCAGATATTTTAGCATCCGGGCATTTTCTTTATGCTTGCCAATATGTTCCTCAGGAACAAGTTTTTTGCAATTATTATGTTGATAAAGAAGGCAAGAAGTAGCTTGGTACTTAAAATCTTAACGACTGCAGGAAGTTTCCTGCGGCCAATCAGTTTCTTCGAGAAACCGCAGCAATATTTTTTCGTCTTTTCTCAGGTCGCTTGTGGACGGCCCTGAAAGCTTCGCCAAAGCTTCGCGTTCAGATTGACTCTTTCTTGTGAGTGCTATGATCGCCGGATGAATATAGCTTGATCGACAAATGGCTGGAGTGTTTTTCAGGCGATCAGCGGCTTTTTCACAAGCGGCTTTGATAGTCGGGTTTTTTGCCAACCTCACATAGCGAAACGCGGCGACGCTTCCATGCCAAGTTCGAAAGACTTTCGCGCTAATATCTGCATTGCCTGACTGATCCTTAAGCCATTGATTCACATCTCCTGAATCCAGCGGGTATATCTCACCATCTCGGCCGAAATATTGGAATAGCGCCTTGCCTGGCAAATCATCTATCGATGATAATATCTGGAGCAAACGCCGGTCCTTTATTTGTCGCCGGACGCGTTTGCCACCTTTTGCGATATAGTCCAACCGTAGCTCATTTTCGTTCATCCGAATATTCTTGGCAACCAGCGTTGTCGCTCCGCGTGCTTTATCATTTTGTTTATTGCCAATCCTCAAAGGAACATTATCCAACAGACGCACCAGAGCCGCGCAAGCGAGCTCTTTGCCGATAGTTTGATCGGGATTTGCAGCCCTAAAAATACGGCGGATGTCGCGGCGCAATTTAGGCAGCCCATGTGCAAAATCTACAAGCTGTGAAAATTTCTGGCGATCACGATATTCTCGCCAATCAGGATGATATCGATATTGTTTGCGTCCAGCTTCATCAACACCGGTGGCTTGGATATGGCCATTATCAAGTGGGCATATCCAGACTTGCTGGTAAGCCGGGGGAATGGAAAGCGCATTAATCCGGCTAATTATTCGCATATCTTTGATCGGATTTTGCTTAGGATCAATATATTGAAAATCATTTTCAACGGGTTGCCTGACAATGCCCGGCATAGTGTCCGATACATAGATGAGATTATTCGCGATGGCGGTCTGCATTTTCGTTCCAGCCAATTTTATCGACAAAAAAGACTGGAAAATTGAGCGGTTTATTCTCCAAATGAGGATTGGGGTTAAACTAACGTGCTCAATTTCCCAGCCGATTTGCAAGGGGAGGCTTGCAAAAGGATTAGCGGAATAATCCGCTTATCAAAGTGTAACACCGCTGCCGTTCTTTGGTTCCTATCTGTTGACTATAAAACCTCCAGATCATTTAACCCAAAGCCAGAAGCAGCTTTAACGGAAGCATAACGGGATTTAACAGGCTTCAAATGATTGACACTAATACAGGTTAGTGTGCAGATTTCAGCAATCTCTATGCAAGTGTTCTTTAGAAGGAACACAAAGACATGTCGGACCGATTGTTGAACAGACATGTAGCTGAGCGGAGAGTTAAAAGGCTGAGGCGCTTCGCTGTTTCTCTGATAGGTAACCAAAATGCAGCTGATCGGGTCGTGCTGGATGTTATGAGAATTCATAAGTCTGTTCTGGTATCAGAAAAATGCCCTACGATGCAGCTGATGATATTGCTTCAGGCTGTGTATCAGGATATCCGCAGCAGGCAGAGCAGGTCTCAGAACATATCCTTGTTAAATCCTCTAAGGTCCGAACTGGTAAACACTTTTGTGAAATTCCAATCGCTGGCCTATTCACAAAAAGCAATTATTTCACTTCTGCTTATCGAAGAATTTTCTCCCGAGAAAGTTTCACAGATAACGGATATCCCGCTTTCGCAAATCGATTTTTTGATTTCCAAAAGTTTGGATTTTTTGTCCGAAGGTGACGGTCTCAAGATTGTTTCTGGCTGATAGGTTTCGAATTTCTTTAATCATCGGTTTTTTGCGTTTATCTCCGATATCAACAATTAGTCCGATAGCTTAAGAACATGTTAGACAGTATTTTTCCTTGGCGATGTTCTGAGCCAAACCTGTTGGAGCATAAATTTATGTGGACCCGTTTTGTTGGCTATTGGGACTCAATCAGATCAAGCTATTGGTTCATTCCAGCATTGATGAGCCTAGGGGCAATCATATTGTCGACCTTAGCGGTGGAGTTTGACACCTATTTCAATCTCTCAATTCCAATCTGGCTAGAGAGCTTTTTCAATAATCAGCCTGATGGTGCTCGTGCGGTGTTGTCTACAATTGCTGGGTCCATGATAACGGTAGCAGGTGTCGTGTTTTCCATCACGCTGGTAACACTATCTACTGCTGCCGCTCAATATGGTCCAAGGCTGCTGACAAATTTCATGCGGGATACAACCAACCAGATCACGCTCGGCACTTTTATAGCTACGTTTCTCTATTGTCTGCTAGTATTGCGCGCGGTTCAAAATGCGCCGCCAGATGCGAACGATATAGAGGCGGCCTATTTTGTACCGCATATTGCGCTGTTAATCGGTATTGGTTTCAGTCTGTGTTCGATCGCTGTCCTTATCCGCTTCATTCACCATGTTCCCCAGTCCGTACATATTAGCCTTGTGACAACCTCTATCGGCAAAGAGCTTTGTGAGCGGGTCTCCGAACGGTTTCCTGAGCCTTTGGGACAGGATACAGAACCCAAAAAAGATGGTTTCGACATGGATCTTGTACCAAAATCTCTGCACAATCCGGTCGGAGAGAATGTTGTAAGGATTAACGCTAAGGCATCAGGCTATCTGCGATTAATCGATACGGAAAGCCTAATTGATACGGCGGCCTCTAATGACATTTTCATAAGGCTAGCAAAGCGTCCAGGGGACTTCATATTCCCGGGTGAAGCTTTGGTCTACCTTCCTCCCGATGCGTCGATTTCTGAAGGTGTATGTGACGATATCCGATCCATATTTACGATTGGCGAAAAGCGCACACCGTTTCAAGATATCCGATTTTTGGTGCAAGAACTGGTCGAAATAGCAGCACGTGCTTTATCTCCCGGGATCAACGATCCGGTCACAGCCATTGCCTGTTTGAATTGGCTGGCGGCCGCGCAAATGCAACTAATTACTCATGATGAACCGCAATCGGTAAGACATGATAAGGATGATATTCCGCGGATTTACGCAGAAGCACTTTCGTCTTCCCAATTAATGGAATTGGGGTTTAGCAAATTACGCAGTTATATTGCAGCTGATCCTATAGCGAGCGAAGCGGCACTGGATTTGCTCGCACGAGTTAGAACGAATGTTAGCGAAAGGCATGCTAAGACTATCCATATGGAAATCCAGGAACTTGAACGAGCCATTGAAGAAGTGCGCCAAGCCTAAATTCATAGCTATAGTCGTGATTTTCGATGTGCTGGAACGCTTCGTCACTATCCGCGTTGTTCCTATCTCAACGGCTATATTTTTATTGTGAAAGACACGCCACGATAGTTCTGAAGTTTAATCTGGAGACACGTTATGAAAATCTTGATGGTCCTCACATCCTATGATGAACTTGGTGATACTGGCGAAAAGACCGGTTTCTGGTTAGAGGAATTTGCCGCTCCCTACTATGTGTTCAAGGATGCAGGTGCAGTCGTTACCTTAGCTTCTCCGAAAGGCGGACAACCCCCACTTGATCCCAAAAGCGATGCAGAAGATGCACAAACAGAAGCGACAAAGCGGTTCAAAAAAGATGAGAGCACGCAAAAGATCTTGGCTGAAACGCGTGTTTTGGCTAACATCCGTGACCAAGATTTTGACGCAATTTTCTTTCCCGGGGGCCATGGCCCGCTCTGGGATCTGACCAATGATGCCGACAGCAAACGATTAATCGAAACGTTTGCCAATTCTGACAGGCCTGTGGGTGCTGTTTGTCATGCCCCGGCTGTCTTCAAGCATATCAAAAGCGCCGACGGCCAGCCGCTTGTTTTTGGCAAGCGCGTGACCGGCTTCACAAACACCGAGGAAGAAGGCGTTGGCCTGACCGATGTCGTACCCTTTTTGGTCGAAGATATGCTCAAGGAAAACGGGGGTCTTTACGAAAAGGGCGACGACTGGGCTTCATTCGTTTTAACCGATGGGAAGCTTGTCACTGGCCAAAACCCAGACTCTTCGGAGGAAGCTGCTCGCGCATTGCTGGCACTGCTCAAATAACTGGGTTGGCAAAAGTCGCCCGCACATAAAATTGTTGCGCTCAATGAAAATCACGCGACCTAGGTAAGATACGGACATTACGAGGATGGCCTCGATTGGCTGGAAACTCTGTCTGAATATCTTCGGATTTGATATCCTGTTTAGCCGTAGCAATTTTATCGAGACTATCGGTGCAATCTTCCACATGGCTGGCGATGATGTGGATCACGCCTTCTTTGCTTTTCTGCACTTCCCCGCGTACCTTCATCAAGCGCGCGGACATGATTGGGCGGCGATAGCGTTCGAACAGCCGTGCCCAGATGAGGATATTGGCAACACCCGTTTCATCTTCCAGCGTCACAAAGATCGCATTGCCTTTGCCCGGCCGCTGGCGGATCAATATTATCCCGGCCACGTCTGCAAATGATCCGTTTTTGGCATGGTCAACATCAGCGCAGCGCAGCACTTTCTGCCGGTCAAACGCACCCCGCAGAAATTCCATCGGATGGCCTTTCAGTGATAACCGGGTGGTCTGGTAATCCGTAATCACATGCTCGCGCTTGGTCATACCGGGAAGCTGTGCATCGTCCTCCACAGCCAGCTCCCTTGCATCAGCCGCAGCGAATAATGGCAACGTCCCGTTTGGCGCGCGGCGCACCTCCCATAACGCCTGTCTGCGATCCAATCCGATGGACCGGCACGCATCCGCATCGGCGAGCAATTGCATGGCGCGCTGGGGCAATTTCGCTTCATGAGCCAACGCTTCAATCGATGCAAAGGGCCGGCAAGCGATCATCCGCTCGGCCCAGGTCTCGCGGAAACCATCAATTTGCCGCAAACCCAGACGCAGAGCCAAGTCTCCTCTCCCCTTCAGGGGAGACGCCGGGAGAGGGGAATTCAAAGACCGCGCCATCGTCGATGCCCCCCTCTCCCCAACCCTCTCCCCTGAAGGGGAGAAGGGGTCTGATGCTTCCAAGATATTATCCCACTGGCTGTGATTAATATCGATGCTGCGCACCTCGACATCATGTTCGCA
Encoded proteins:
- a CDS encoding Crp/Fnr family transcriptional regulator; amino-acid sequence: MAREALLRRISFYADLDDNDKTEVRSLNGHEKRFPRNSEVIHAGQQLDSVLIVKEGWAIRYKTLEDGRRQVLNVLLPGDMFDLQVLVAAEADHSVLAVTDLEVLSIKPATFRNILTESGKLTLAFWWMQVQEEAFLREQIIRNGQQTARERIGHFLLELHRRVQIVKKGTRDGFRLPLTQTVIADALGLTPIHTNRVLRQLERDGLIEREKGWVVFQNAERLAEISDFDPSYFHLDAFRMRLGRTE
- a CDS encoding DNA topoisomerase IB, which produces MQTAIANNLIYVSDTMPGIVRQPVENDFQYIDPKQNPIKDMRIISRINALSIPPAYQQVWICPLDNGHIQATGVDEAGRKQYRYHPDWREYRDRQKFSQLVDFAHGLPKLRRDIRRIFRAANPDQTIGKELACAALVRLLDNVPLRIGNKQNDKARGATTLVAKNIRMNENELRLDYIAKGGKRVRRQIKDRRLLQILSSIDDLPGKALFQYFGRDGEIYPLDSGDVNQWLKDQSGNADISAKVFRTWHGSVAAFRYVRLAKNPTIKAACEKAADRLKNTPAICRSSYIHPAIIALTRKSQSEREALAKLSGPSTSDLRKDEKILLRFLEETDWPQETSCSR
- a CDS encoding DUF2254 domain-containing protein, which translates into the protein MWTRFVGYWDSIRSSYWFIPALMSLGAIILSTLAVEFDTYFNLSIPIWLESFFNNQPDGARAVLSTIAGSMITVAGVVFSITLVTLSTAAAQYGPRLLTNFMRDTTNQITLGTFIATFLYCLLVLRAVQNAPPDANDIEAAYFVPHIALLIGIGFSLCSIAVLIRFIHHVPQSVHISLVTTSIGKELCERVSERFPEPLGQDTEPKKDGFDMDLVPKSLHNPVGENVVRINAKASGYLRLIDTESLIDTAASNDIFIRLAKRPGDFIFPGEALVYLPPDASISEGVCDDIRSIFTIGEKRTPFQDIRFLVQELVEIAARALSPGINDPVTAIACLNWLAAAQMQLITHDEPQSVRHDKDDIPRIYAEALSSSQLMELGFSKLRSYIAADPIASEAALDLLARVRTNVSERHAKTIHMEIQELERAIEEVRQA
- a CDS encoding type 1 glutamine amidotransferase domain-containing protein, producing the protein MKILMVLTSYDELGDTGEKTGFWLEEFAAPYYVFKDAGAVVTLASPKGGQPPLDPKSDAEDAQTEATKRFKKDESTQKILAETRVLANIRDQDFDAIFFPGGHGPLWDLTNDADSKRLIETFANSDRPVGAVCHAPAVFKHIKSADGQPLVFGKRVTGFTNTEEEGVGLTDVVPFLVEDMLKENGGLYEKGDDWASFVLTDGKLVTGQNPDSSEEAARALLALLK